The window GCGATGGGGCCAGCGGCGTCTGACAGGGTGCTCTCGTCGTTGCCCTCCAGACCGACCCGTCGCCGGTCGATAGGTCCTAGCTCCCCCTCGTGTTCCGCTTTCAGATGTTTGTGGTAGGCCTTCTCGTTCCCGAAGGACTCCGCACAGTAGTCACAGTCCGGCATTCGTTGCCGCCCGTTCGCTGCCGACCGATTCAAGCGTTACGGTGGTGTGTGCGCCGGACGAGGCCGATTCCTCAGTCGATCCGGAGCTCGTAGCGCTTCTCGCGTGCATCCCGGAGCGAGAACGACTCGGTGACGACGCCGGCCTCCCCCAGTCGCCCGACGGCGTACCGGACGGTCCGGGGCGGGAGCCGGGTCTCCTCGGCGATCTCGGTTCCGCTCAGCGTGCCCTCGTGCTCCAGGACGCGGGCCACCAGCTTCGCACTCGCCGGGAGGTCGGCGACGGTCTCCCAGTCGGGGGCGCGCTCGGCACCGGCCCCGGGGTCGCTCCGCTCGTCCACCGCCAGCGCGTCGGTTCGAGCCATGGACGGTCCTTCAGGCGCACCCACAATAATAATTTCGAGATGTAAAATAACTCTGAGGAATAACGGCGGCAGCAGGTGGCTATCCCCTGAAGG of the Haloglomus salinum genome contains:
- a CDS encoding winged helix-turn-helix domain-containing protein, yielding MARTDALAVDERSDPGAGAERAPDWETVADLPASAKLVARVLEHEGTLSGTEIAEETRLPPRTVRYAVGRLGEAGVVTESFSLRDAREKRYELRID